A section of the Akkermansia muciniphila genome encodes:
- a CDS encoding Gfo/Idh/MocA family protein yields MSIFSSRRQFLKSLGLAAGAAAAGNVLPGQALEIPSGDSLWHSGAKASPRPSGSMYMGGFKAPKLGRIRLAFIGVGGRGFSHLAQMCVMDGVEIVGVCDLKEDLTKRGVDRVLTKMGKTPLGYSGGDTAYLTMLKELNPDAVIISTDWSTHAKIACDSMKHGAHAFVEVPLAVSMEELWNLVDTSEATRKHCMMMENVNYGRDELMFLNMVRQGVIGELLHGEAAYIHCLVTQLGDTRGEGAWRPEYHTRINANLYPTHGLGPVAQYMGLARGEDHFSRVAAFASPALGRNAYAKKHLPADHRWNRTPFICGDMNTAIVKTQLGRTIVVQLDETSPRPYSRANLIQGTEGTLAGFPTRVAGEKLGNGNYHEWIEGREKLAAIYEKYDHPLWKRIGDLAQKMGGHGGMDFVMLSRIVECLQNGEPMDQNVYEGAAWSSLLPLTAHSIAQGGMPVEFPDFTRGDWKTTAPLAVIS; encoded by the coding sequence ATGTCTATTTTTTCATCACGCAGGCAATTTCTCAAATCCCTGGGGCTGGCGGCCGGAGCGGCTGCCGCCGGAAACGTTCTCCCCGGGCAGGCCCTGGAGATACCTTCCGGTGACAGCCTCTGGCACTCCGGCGCCAAGGCGTCCCCGCGGCCTTCCGGCTCCATGTACATGGGGGGCTTCAAGGCCCCCAAACTGGGCCGCATCAGGCTGGCCTTTATTGGCGTGGGAGGGCGCGGATTCTCCCACCTGGCGCAAATGTGCGTGATGGACGGCGTGGAAATTGTGGGCGTGTGCGATTTAAAGGAAGACCTGACCAAGCGCGGCGTGGACCGCGTGCTGACCAAAATGGGAAAAACGCCGCTGGGTTATTCCGGCGGGGACACGGCATACCTGACCATGCTGAAGGAGCTGAACCCGGACGCCGTCATCATCAGCACGGACTGGAGCACGCATGCGAAAATCGCCTGTGACAGCATGAAGCACGGCGCGCACGCCTTTGTGGAAGTCCCGCTGGCCGTTTCCATGGAAGAACTCTGGAACCTGGTAGACACCAGCGAGGCCACCAGGAAGCACTGCATGATGATGGAAAACGTCAACTACGGGCGGGATGAACTCATGTTCCTGAACATGGTCCGGCAGGGCGTCATCGGCGAGCTGCTCCACGGGGAGGCCGCCTACATCCACTGCCTGGTGACGCAGCTGGGGGATACGCGCGGGGAAGGAGCCTGGAGGCCTGAATACCATACCAGAATCAACGCCAACCTGTACCCCACCCACGGACTGGGCCCGGTGGCGCAGTACATGGGCCTGGCCCGCGGGGAAGACCATTTCAGCCGGGTGGCGGCCTTCGCCTCTCCCGCGCTGGGACGCAACGCGTACGCGAAGAAGCACCTCCCCGCGGACCACCGCTGGAACCGCACCCCCTTCATTTGCGGGGACATGAACACGGCCATCGTCAAGACGCAGCTGGGGCGCACCATCGTCGTCCAGTTGGATGAAACCTCCCCCCGGCCCTATTCCCGCGCCAACCTGATCCAGGGCACGGAGGGAACGCTTGCCGGTTTCCCGACCCGCGTGGCCGGTGAAAAGCTGGGCAACGGCAACTACCATGAATGGATTGAAGGCAGGGAAAAGCTGGCCGCCATTTATGAGAAGTACGACCACCCGCTCTGGAAGCGCATCGGGGATCTGGCCCAGAAAATGGGCGGGCACGGCGGCATGGACTTCGTGATGCTTTCCCGCATCGTGGAATGCTTGCAGAATGGCGAACCGATGGACCAGAACGTTTATGAAGGCGCCGCCTGGTCTTCCCTGCTGCCGCTGACGGCCCATTCCATCGCCCAGGGCGGCATGCCCGTGGAATTCCCGGACTTTACCCGCGGAGACTGGAAAACCACGGCGCCGCTGGCCGTGATTTCCTGA
- a CDS encoding MBL fold metallo-hydrolase, producing the protein MEKDRIYLFRTIHPVGQGGFYTERFKEISSLKKKSYNVVYDCGSDTGKAGNGISRYVQREIDSVFSKNEKIDIVFISHLDNDHINGVEYLMREHDVRNICIPLLNSNEKLLALVKCAVEGLKETSFVYKFILDPVESVSGLPKPPRIIFVSPLGENFENRERSILPINQFPDNLKTGNQIVLENSESIGIPRLHGKRGYFWIYLPVNLDGAELSEKLEGYLNEEKIPVPANSEEIKMLLKKRSAFKKLKAFYQALPHGGINAHSMMVYSGPCEEDSCRLADFRRLAYVDWPPSLYTHFYYEKLYRYPKYSGCMYTGDFAVDKIKWSRVKTYCAPLTDHVGVLQIPHHGSRHNYDPCMLKSNPVCFISAGRSNKYGHPDRSVMEDVFMETQAFPLLVTESRWDQVNFIYEIEPQFLHCPQRFGWDR; encoded by the coding sequence ATGGAAAAAGATAGGATATACTTGTTCCGAACCATACATCCTGTAGGTCAGGGAGGATTTTATACAGAGCGGTTTAAAGAAATTTCATCTCTCAAAAAGAAATCATACAATGTAGTCTATGATTGCGGAAGCGACACTGGAAAAGCCGGAAACGGAATATCCAGGTACGTGCAAAGGGAAATTGATTCTGTCTTTTCCAAGAATGAAAAAATAGATATTGTCTTCATTTCCCATTTGGATAACGACCACATCAATGGCGTGGAGTATTTGATGAGGGAGCATGATGTACGGAATATTTGTATTCCTCTGCTCAATAGTAACGAGAAATTGCTGGCCTTGGTAAAATGCGCTGTTGAAGGCCTCAAGGAAACCTCCTTTGTGTACAAGTTCATTCTTGACCCGGTGGAAAGTGTGAGCGGACTCCCTAAGCCTCCGCGGATTATTTTCGTGAGTCCTCTGGGGGAAAATTTCGAAAACAGAGAAAGATCAATCCTGCCTATTAATCAATTTCCGGATAATTTAAAAACCGGAAACCAGATCGTTTTAGAGAATTCGGAAAGTATAGGAATTCCCCGCCTTCATGGGAAAAGGGGGTATTTCTGGATCTATTTACCTGTGAATCTGGATGGAGCGGAGCTTTCTGAAAAGCTGGAAGGGTATTTAAATGAAGAAAAAATTCCTGTTCCGGCGAATTCGGAGGAAATAAAAATGTTGCTGAAAAAAAGAAGTGCTTTTAAAAAATTAAAAGCATTCTATCAGGCACTTCCGCATGGTGGAATAAACGCTCATTCAATGATGGTATATTCCGGTCCATGCGAAGAAGACAGCTGCCGCCTGGCGGATTTCCGGAGGCTTGCATATGTGGATTGGCCTCCCAGCCTGTATACTCATTTTTATTATGAAAAATTGTATAGATACCCCAAATATTCAGGGTGCATGTATACAGGGGATTTTGCCGTTGATAAGATAAAATGGTCCAGAGTAAAAACATACTGTGCTCCCCTGACCGACCATGTAGGAGTGTTGCAGATACCCCACCATGGTTCCAGGCATAATTATGATCCCTGCATGCTGAAAAGTAATCCGGTTTGCTTTATTTCTGCCGGAAGGTCTAATAAGTACGGGCATCCGGACAGAAGTGTGATGGAGGATGTATTTATGGAAACACAAGCGTTTCCCCTGCTGGTAACAGAGTCCAGGTGGGACCAGGTTAATTTCATTTATGAAATAGAGCCACAGTTTCTTCATTGTCCCCAACGTTTTGGATGGGATAGGTAA
- a CDS encoding DEAD/DEAH box helicase — protein sequence MQPDPHHAAPEEERNFSGFRILPSGALVTDIPPFDRLFEEGTGNGLYALAVSNWETAPDPAAFFIKNLARQALTRMAHATAERPDEAATVLDHLLGTPAERAALAEQFPPVPGAEYVTPGVIAGWLEDFRRLVNREITVRGITPAAWLNGLGAPWNQIGKVFFHLAENRDDATGSRPFAFMATFAHQSAADNQARHLPLSTALKLHEGNHTALLAVLQPLKEAAQESPLLQRLLDNGKIYAPLAWSATEARDFLQDSPAYERAGIIVRMVNLWKKAPPKLQVKVTADAPGGEKTAHSSGLSVHSLLRFSVSATLGGRDLPPEELEELLNNGDGLIRFKGEWVRVDAQKVRDLMDRWNKAARMMSSLGIPLVQGLRLLVNGPSGQLAQLPEPDEDCVMEPGTGLRQALDILAGEVPSSVPALPPHLNALMRPYQKEGFSFLYRVTERGFGACLADDMGLGKTLQAIAWLDALRREGRLDGLPALIVAPASLLSNWKEEAERFAPELALRIMHPSAPDSWQPGESPRRENCHAVITTYGMAARTPSLAELYFPAIILDEAQAIKNAGSARSRAIRALHGERRAALSGTPVENNLNELWSLMEFLNPGLLGNRKSFEAFTRTLERGYAPLRRLVRPFILRRMKTDPALVPDLPDKTEIPAYCPLTPEQAVLYQTQIDALHAMLDEPDPATRLMLILPVLARLKQICNHPAQFQGTDDYAPERSGKFLRLQELCASIAARQEKAILFTQFRSIIPHLHDLLSSVFGRSGLTLHGGTPIPERQGIVNAFQKESGPPFCILSLKAAGTGLTLTQASHVIHVDRWWNPAVENQATDRAYRIGQHRNVLVHRLICRGTIEDRIDAMLSEKRRMADDLFSGGPEQWLMNMSAEELNNLFSRYHS from the coding sequence ATGCAGCCGGACCCCCATCACGCAGCGCCGGAAGAGGAGCGGAACTTCAGCGGATTCCGCATTCTTCCCTCCGGGGCTCTTGTGACGGATATCCCCCCCTTCGACCGCCTGTTTGAAGAAGGAACAGGAAACGGGCTGTACGCCCTGGCCGTGTCCAACTGGGAAACCGCGCCGGATCCGGCTGCTTTTTTCATCAAGAATCTGGCGCGCCAGGCGCTCACCCGCATGGCGCATGCCACCGCGGAAAGACCGGATGAGGCGGCTACCGTTCTGGACCACCTGCTGGGCACCCCGGCAGAAAGAGCAGCCCTGGCGGAGCAATTCCCTCCCGTACCGGGTGCGGAATACGTGACTCCCGGCGTCATCGCAGGCTGGCTTGAGGACTTCCGGCGGCTGGTGAACAGGGAAATCACGGTCCGCGGCATCACGCCCGCCGCCTGGCTGAACGGTCTGGGCGCCCCCTGGAACCAGATCGGCAAGGTATTCTTCCACCTGGCGGAAAACCGGGATGACGCCACGGGCTCCCGCCCCTTTGCCTTCATGGCTACCTTCGCGCATCAGAGCGCGGCGGACAACCAGGCACGCCATCTTCCCCTCTCCACCGCCCTGAAACTTCATGAAGGGAACCATACGGCCCTGCTGGCCGTGCTCCAGCCGCTGAAGGAAGCGGCGCAGGAAAGCCCCCTGCTCCAGCGCCTGCTGGATAACGGGAAGATTTATGCCCCGCTGGCCTGGAGCGCCACGGAGGCGCGGGACTTCCTTCAGGACTCTCCGGCGTATGAACGCGCGGGCATCATCGTGCGCATGGTAAACTTGTGGAAAAAGGCCCCTCCCAAATTGCAGGTGAAAGTCACGGCGGATGCTCCCGGCGGAGAAAAAACGGCCCACTCCTCCGGCCTTTCCGTCCACAGCCTGCTGAGGTTCTCCGTCTCCGCCACGCTGGGAGGCCGGGACCTGCCCCCGGAGGAACTGGAAGAACTGCTTAATAACGGGGACGGCCTGATCCGCTTCAAAGGGGAATGGGTGCGCGTGGACGCCCAAAAGGTCCGGGACCTGATGGACCGGTGGAACAAGGCCGCGCGCATGATGAGCTCCCTGGGCATCCCCCTGGTGCAGGGGCTGAGACTGCTTGTCAACGGCCCTTCCGGCCAGCTGGCGCAGCTTCCGGAACCGGATGAAGACTGCGTGATGGAACCGGGCACGGGGCTCCGGCAGGCGCTGGACATTCTGGCGGGGGAGGTTCCCTCATCCGTGCCGGCGCTTCCGCCCCATTTGAACGCACTGATGCGGCCCTACCAGAAAGAGGGCTTCTCCTTCCTGTACCGGGTCACGGAACGCGGCTTCGGCGCCTGCCTGGCGGATGATATGGGACTGGGAAAAACCCTCCAGGCCATTGCGTGGCTGGATGCCCTGCGCAGGGAAGGACGGCTGGACGGCCTCCCGGCACTGATCGTGGCTCCGGCCTCCCTCCTGTCCAACTGGAAGGAAGAAGCGGAACGCTTCGCTCCGGAACTCGCGCTGCGCATCATGCACCCCTCCGCACCGGACTCATGGCAGCCGGGAGAAAGCCCGCGCCGGGAAAACTGCCACGCCGTCATCACCACGTACGGCATGGCGGCGCGCACGCCCAGCCTGGCGGAACTGTATTTCCCCGCCATCATTCTGGATGAAGCCCAGGCCATTAAAAACGCCGGCTCCGCACGCTCCCGCGCCATCCGCGCCCTGCACGGGGAACGGCGCGCCGCCCTGTCCGGCACGCCTGTGGAAAACAACCTGAACGAGCTATGGAGCCTGATGGAATTCCTGAATCCGGGGCTGCTGGGAAACAGGAAAAGCTTTGAAGCCTTCACCCGCACCCTGGAACGCGGCTATGCCCCGCTGCGCCGCCTGGTGCGCCCTTTTATCCTGCGCAGAATGAAGACGGACCCGGCTCTGGTCCCGGACCTGCCGGACAAGACGGAGATCCCCGCCTACTGCCCTCTCACGCCGGAGCAGGCCGTCCTGTACCAGACGCAGATAGACGCCCTGCACGCCATGCTGGATGAACCGGATCCCGCCACGCGCCTCATGCTGATCCTTCCCGTACTGGCGCGCCTCAAGCAGATTTGCAACCATCCCGCCCAGTTCCAGGGCACGGACGACTACGCTCCGGAACGCTCCGGAAAGTTCCTGCGCCTTCAGGAACTGTGCGCCTCCATTGCCGCCCGGCAGGAAAAAGCCATCCTCTTCACCCAGTTCCGCTCCATCATCCCCCACCTGCATGACCTGCTCTCCTCCGTCTTCGGCCGTTCCGGACTCACGCTGCACGGGGGCACCCCCATTCCTGAACGGCAGGGCATCGTAAACGCCTTCCAGAAGGAATCCGGGCCTCCCTTCTGCATCCTGTCCCTGAAAGCCGCCGGAACCGGCTTGACGCTCACCCAGGCCTCCCACGTCATCCATGTGGACCGCTGGTGGAACCCCGCCGTGGAAAACCAGGCCACGGACCGGGCCTACCGCATCGGCCAGCACCGGAACGTGCTGGTGCACCGCCTGATCTGCCGCGGCACCATTGAGGACCGCATTGACGCCATGCTGTCGGAAAAACGCCGCATGGCGGACGACCTGTTCTCCGGAGGCCCGGAACAATGGCTCATGAACATGAGTGCGGAAGAATTAAATAACTTATTTTCCCGCTACCATTCCTGA
- a CDS encoding bifunctional metallophosphatase/5'-nucleotidase, whose amino-acid sequence MIPPRIILAGLACLCPFSLAQKLKSDPNKTLIIISTSDIHGNLDKFPKLATLVKQYRAKYPHVLLVDSGDYFMGNPYVDEWEKRGEPLTILMNKLGFDLATVGNHDLDYGQEALRDHIKGMPHTKFVITNVNPSPTLTNCFLPYASIPLKGTPISVGFIGLADLQTTDVRRMGGISWKLPDEDDYKGIMDRFRLHHNTINVILSHLGYEHDMKMMKYSPNIDVILGGHTHVMLPNGQLRSGTLLSHTGHRLSHAGVTEITFSTEKPVSILSKSTKAVGLDEKIPNDPEVEKLVQQFTGNPLFKEQVGVAGEDLTHVTIGTIFCKAIQQASNSDIAIYNRGGVRAKSHLCKGPITIKDIYEMEPFREKIVTCSMSKADIEQLILTKFMSPSEDEGGILEIYCSGFSYQIMDGVTPSISSTLKNNVVYTVAMGDYLCNNFKFPQRGNGKPTGIKVRDALITYLKQIKELFNPPPPKLPIIKTNTFAL is encoded by the coding sequence ATGATTCCGCCACGCATCATCCTTGCCGGTCTGGCCTGCCTGTGCCCGTTTTCCCTGGCCCAGAAGCTTAAGTCGGACCCCAATAAAACGCTGATCATTATTTCCACCAGCGATATTCACGGCAATCTGGACAAATTCCCCAAACTGGCCACGCTGGTAAAACAATACCGCGCCAAATACCCGCACGTCCTCCTGGTTGATTCAGGGGACTATTTCATGGGCAACCCCTACGTGGACGAATGGGAAAAACGCGGCGAACCCCTCACCATCCTGATGAACAAGCTGGGATTTGATCTGGCAACCGTCGGGAACCATGACCTGGATTACGGGCAGGAGGCCCTCCGCGACCACATCAAGGGAATGCCGCACACCAAGTTCGTCATTACCAACGTTAATCCCTCCCCCACGCTGACCAATTGTTTTTTACCCTATGCCAGCATACCTCTCAAGGGCACTCCCATTTCCGTAGGGTTCATTGGACTGGCGGACTTGCAGACCACGGACGTCCGGAGAATGGGAGGCATTTCATGGAAACTGCCGGATGAAGATGACTACAAGGGCATCATGGACAGGTTCCGCCTGCACCATAACACCATCAATGTCATCCTGAGCCACCTTGGTTATGAACACGACATGAAAATGATGAAGTATTCCCCGAATATCGACGTCATTCTGGGTGGCCATACCCATGTCATGCTTCCCAACGGCCAGCTTAGGAGCGGAACCCTGCTCAGCCACACGGGCCACAGGCTGAGCCATGCAGGCGTTACGGAAATTACCTTTTCCACGGAAAAACCGGTCTCCATCCTCTCCAAATCAACGAAGGCTGTCGGCCTGGACGAAAAGATACCCAACGACCCGGAAGTGGAAAAACTTGTGCAGCAGTTCACCGGAAACCCGCTCTTCAAGGAGCAGGTAGGCGTAGCCGGGGAAGACCTTACGCACGTCACCATAGGCACCATTTTCTGCAAGGCCATCCAGCAGGCCTCCAATTCCGACATCGCTATTTACAACCGCGGCGGCGTACGGGCCAAGAGCCATCTCTGCAAGGGCCCCATTACGATCAAGGATATTTATGAAATGGAGCCCTTCCGGGAAAAGATCGTCACCTGCTCCATGAGCAAGGCGGACATTGAACAGCTGATCCTGACCAAATTCATGTCTCCGTCAGAGGATGAGGGCGGCATTCTGGAAATTTACTGCTCCGGTTTTTCCTACCAGATCATGGACGGCGTTACGCCAAGCATCAGCAGCACCCTGAAAAACAACGTGGTCTATACCGTGGCGATGGGGGACTACCTGTGCAACAACTTCAAGTTCCCCCAGAGGGGAAATGGCAAACCGACCGGCATCAAGGTCCGCGATGCCCTGATTACCTACCTGAAACAGATCAAGGAGCTTTTCAACCCGCCGCCGCCCAAACTCCCCATCATCAAGACAAACACGTTCGCCCTGTAA
- a CDS encoding septal ring lytic transglycosylase RlpA family protein, producing the protein MSVADALKYSETGYASWYGGKGRSMKTSSGEYINPQSSMTAAHTTLPMPCKVKVTCLATGKSAIVRINNRGPFHSNRLIDLTAAAASHIGLRSRGVSKVRLEVISVGDGPYEVFAR; encoded by the coding sequence ATGAGCGTAGCTGATGCCCTGAAATACAGTGAAACCGGCTATGCCTCATGGTACGGAGGGAAAGGCCGCAGCATGAAGACTTCATCCGGAGAGTACATTAATCCCCAGAGCTCCATGACAGCGGCCCACACCACCCTGCCGATGCCGTGCAAGGTGAAAGTCACCTGCCTGGCAACCGGCAAATCCGCCATCGTCCGCATCAACAACCGAGGGCCTTTTCACAGCAACCGCCTGATTGACCTCACCGCGGCCGCCGCAAGCCACATCGGCCTGCGCAGCCGCGGCGTATCCAAGGTCCGTCTGGAAGTCATTTCCGTGGGCGACGGGCCTTATGAGGTTTTCGCCCGCTAA
- a CDS encoding NAD(+)/NADH kinase, with protein sequence MNPSKVIGLVALAEKPGLAEALRIMRRELARHGLGSCVIETPDALEQCITRCSLLVTFGGDGTMLTVSTLAAMHHVPLAGVNLGRLGFMTTCSVQELPLLAYALQEGAYLTDDRSMLEVVKMGVDGSPGPLRKLALNEVSLIRAQSGKMVDLDAEIDGELLNRYHADGVLVSTPTGSTAYSLSAGGPLVWPMSRVVCVTPICPHSLTNRSVVLPDTMTIRLRPRERRGRFDSMVYSLDGRSAYPIEVGESLLIRKAPETLSLVHLRKQNFGALLRAKLRWQGAEIPTDDE encoded by the coding sequence ATGAATCCTTCCAAGGTAATTGGCCTGGTCGCGCTGGCGGAGAAACCGGGGCTGGCGGAAGCGCTGCGCATCATGCGCCGTGAGCTTGCCCGCCACGGACTGGGCTCCTGCGTCATTGAAACGCCTGATGCCCTGGAACAATGCATCACCCGGTGCAGTCTGCTGGTGACTTTCGGGGGGGACGGCACCATGCTTACCGTCTCTACCCTGGCGGCCATGCACCATGTGCCCCTGGCGGGGGTGAACCTGGGGCGCCTGGGATTCATGACCACCTGTTCCGTGCAGGAGCTGCCTCTGCTGGCGTATGCGCTCCAGGAGGGGGCCTACCTGACGGATGACCGCTCCATGCTGGAGGTGGTCAAGATGGGGGTGGACGGCTCTCCGGGCCCTCTCCGCAAGCTGGCGCTGAATGAAGTTTCCCTCATCCGCGCCCAGTCCGGCAAGATGGTGGACCTGGATGCGGAGATAGACGGGGAACTGCTGAACCGCTACCATGCGGACGGCGTTCTGGTCTCCACTCCCACCGGTTCCACGGCGTATTCCCTTTCCGCGGGGGGCCCCCTGGTATGGCCCATGTCCCGGGTGGTGTGCGTTACTCCCATCTGTCCGCACAGCCTGACCAACCGCTCCGTGGTGCTTCCGGATACCATGACCATCCGCCTGCGTCCCCGTGAGCGCCGCGGACGCTTTGACTCCATGGTTTATTCCCTGGACGGCCGTTCCGCCTATCCCATTGAAGTGGGGGAAAGCCTCCTGATCCGGAAAGCTCCGGAAACCCTCTCCCTGGTTCATCTCCGGAAGCAGAACTTCGGCGCCCTCCTGAGGGCCAAGCTGCGCTGGCAGGGAGCGGAGATTCCCACGGATGATGAGTAA
- the rplX gene encoding 50S ribosomal protein L24: MKTHVKKGDEVEIIAGRNHKGKRGTVLAVNASKGTVIVEGVRTLKKAVRPTEQNPEGGIQEINGPIHISNVKKVG, from the coding sequence ATGAAGACCCACGTGAAAAAAGGTGATGAAGTAGAAATCATCGCCGGACGTAACCACAAGGGCAAGCGCGGCACCGTTCTCGCCGTAAATGCTTCCAAAGGTACTGTCATCGTAGAAGGCGTCCGCACCCTGAAAAAGGCTGTGCGCCCGACCGAACAGAACCCGGAAGGCGGCATTCAGGAGATTAACGGCCCGATTCACATCTCCAACGTGAAAAAAGTAGGCTAG
- the rplE gene encoding 50S ribosomal protein L5 — translation MSTPTLQTYYREKVVPGLQAKHAYKNVHQIPRLEKIVVTSCMGKHPDRKQAVEDAVNEIAKITGQKPSTTFARKSVANFKVREGEPLGARVTLRGTRMWEFLDRFINVTAPNIRDFRGLPYKSFDGNGNYAIGISDQSIFPEIELDQIKRQIGFDIIFVTTAPTDDEGRDLLRALGVPMREPKKAEETQPANA, via the coding sequence ATGAGTACACCAACACTGCAAACATACTACCGTGAAAAGGTCGTTCCCGGCCTTCAAGCGAAGCATGCATACAAGAACGTGCATCAGATTCCCCGCCTGGAGAAGATTGTTGTCACCTCCTGCATGGGCAAGCACCCGGACCGCAAACAGGCCGTGGAAGATGCCGTTAACGAAATTGCCAAAATCACCGGACAGAAGCCGTCCACTACCTTTGCCCGCAAGAGCGTGGCTAACTTCAAGGTGCGTGAAGGCGAACCTCTGGGAGCCCGCGTAACGCTGCGCGGCACCCGCATGTGGGAATTCCTGGACCGCTTCATCAACGTTACGGCTCCGAACATCCGCGACTTCCGCGGCCTTCCCTACAAGTCCTTTGACGGCAACGGGAACTATGCTATCGGTATCTCTGACCAGTCCATCTTCCCCGAAATCGAACTTGACCAGATCAAGCGTCAGATCGGCTTCGACATCATTTTCGTGACCACCGCTCCTACGGACGATGAAGGCCGCGACCTGCTCCGCGCCCTGGGCGTTCCCATGCGCGAACCGAAGAAGGCCGAAGAAACTCAACCCGCTAACGCCTAA
- the rpsH gene encoding 30S ribosomal protein S8: MAVLSDPISDFLTRLKNASLAGNEEFTAPCSNIKVEIARILQEEGYIWNYEVTGEGTKKQIKVKTKFTSQGKPVVTEVKRSSKPGRRQYVSSEDIPRVLSGLGIAIVSTSRGVMTGAQARKQSIGGELLALVW; the protein is encoded by the coding sequence ATGGCCGTATTAAGTGACCCCATTTCTGACTTCCTCACCCGCCTGAAAAACGCCAGCCTGGCCGGCAACGAGGAATTTACCGCTCCCTGCTCCAACATCAAGGTGGAAATCGCCCGGATTCTGCAGGAAGAAGGCTACATCTGGAACTATGAAGTGACCGGTGAAGGCACCAAGAAGCAAATCAAGGTGAAGACCAAGTTTACCTCCCAGGGCAAGCCGGTCGTTACCGAAGTGAAGCGCAGCTCCAAGCCGGGCCGCCGTCAGTACGTTTCTTCCGAGGACATTCCCCGCGTTCTCAGTGGGCTTGGCATTGCCATCGTCTCCACCTCCCGTGGTGTGATGACTGGTGCGCAGGCGCGCAAGCAGAGCATCGGTGGCGAACTTCTCGCCCTTGTCTGGTAA